In the Haliaeetus albicilla chromosome 7, bHalAlb1.1, whole genome shotgun sequence genome, one interval contains:
- the LOC104318332 gene encoding multiple epidermal growth factor-like domains protein 10 has protein sequence MPGFFWDNSSVEGEDACKPCPPGYYCDSLAMLEPKPCPAGFYCVKGSSKPEPCPEGTYSNKKGLSGPSECSPCGRGFYCAAPGQTGPSGPCEAGFYCQGRALTPLPTDGVTGNMCPAGAYCPAGSPSPIPCPPGTYSNVSGLRSLRECLDCPPGLYCDGTSNQAPSGPCEPGYFCTGGAKSALQQVVMEGHYSLTGAFKPEPCPLGSFQPGRGQSLCRDCPEGTFCNEPGLAAPQDCPKGHFCLPGSSLPLPCPAGSYTDVVRAGSCKPCPAGMYCSVAGLTEPEGYCQPGYYCMQGSSTSSPMGLPFGDLCPQGHYCPAGTTHPKEMPCPAGTWNGQRGAQDATWCLPCAPGFFCNMSGQDAPAGLCAQGETKPELL, from the exons aTGCCAGGCTTCTTCTGGGATAATTCCAGTGTAGAGGGTGAAGATGCTTGCAAACCATGTCCACCTGGGTACTACTGTGACTCTCTGGCCATGTTGGAGCCCAAACCTTGCCCAGCG GGCTTTTACTGTGTCAAAGGCAGCTCTAAACCTGAACCTTGCCCAGAGGGTACATACAGTAACAAGAAGGGGCTGTCTGGACCCTCGGAGTGCAGCCCCTGTGGCCGTGGTTTCTACTGTGCTGCTCCAGGACAGACTGGGCCAAGTGGTCCCTGTGAGGCTGGATTCTACTGCCAGGGCAGGGCCCTGACTCCA TTGCCCACAGATGGCGTGACAGGAAACATGTGCCCTGCTGGGGCATACTGCCCAGCCGGCTCTCCCTCACCTATTCCCTGTCCTCCAGGAACTTACAGCAATGTGAGTGGGTTGAGAAGCCTCCGTGAGTGCTTGGACTGCCCACCTGG CCTGTATTGTGATGGGACAAGTAACCAAGCTCCCTCGGGACCATGTGAACCTGGCTACTTCTGTACAGGAGGTGCCAAAAGCGCTCTTCAGCAAGTGGTGATGGAGGGGCATTATTCTTTAACAGGAGCTTTCAAGCCAGAGCCATGTCCTCTTGGCAGCTTCCAGCCT GGCCGTGGTCAGTCTCTTTGTAGGGACTGTCCAGAGGGTACGTTCTGCAATGAGCCGGGCCTGGCTGCACCCCAGGATTGTCCCAAAGGGCATTTTTGCTTGCCTGGAAGTTCCTTGCCTCTCCCGTGTCCAGCG GGAAGTTACACAGATGTAGTCAGGGCAGGTTCATGCAAGCCCTGCCCAGCAGGCATGTACTGCAGCGTGGCTGGTCTGACTGAGCCAGAAGGATATTGCCAGCCAGGATATTACTGCATGCAAGGTTCCAGCACCTCCTCACCT ATGGGTCTTCCGTTTGGAGATCTTTGCCCACAAGGACATTATTGCCCTGCTGGCACAACACACCCAAAAGAGATGCCGTGCCCTGCTGGGACCTGGAACGGacagagaggagcccaggatGCCACTTGGTGTCTGCCTTGTGCCCCTGGGTTTTTCTGCAATATGTCTGGCCAAGATGCTCCTGCAGGACTGTGTGCACAAGGTGAGACAAAGCCAGAACTTCTTTAG